Within the Catalinimonas niigatensis genome, the region TTTATTATATTCATACTGTTCCTTTACTTCTTCTAATTCACGCTGGGAGATCAGTTTTTTCTCTGCTAGTTCCTTAAAGCGCTCATACTGTGGTTTAAGCAACTGAAGTTGATAATCTATTTGGGCTAGTGTAGCTCTTTGTTGCAAATCATTCTGATCCAGGGATAAACGTGTCGTACGCAAGATATTTAATTGCTCATACATCATACTTTCCCGCTCCATTACACTCAGTTGTAGATTGGAATTGGCCAAAGTCATAATTGTATCTCCTTTTTCTACCAGCGCTCCGGATTCTAAGGTTATGTTTTTCACTACTCCTCCTTCTACCGCATCAAGAAAAATAGTTTGACTGGGCATGACAATACCTGTTTCTGGTATATATTCCTGAAATATTTCTCTGGAAACAGTGGATATTGTGATTTTTTCAGAATCCACATTCAATTTGGAACGATTGTCAGCAAACAAGAAGCTATATAAAATGAAAGAAAGTAAACCTACGCCAAATACAAGGCCTATGATTCTACTTTTCGTCCAAGTTTTCTTTTTTATTTTACGGTCCATTCCCATACTAAGAAATATTTTGCGGTTGTCAAGCCGGATGTTAGGCTTCTTTATTATTTTTTGAACAATAACTTTCTGAAGATGATCACATAAATAAGATCTTTTCTTACACATACCAACTTTACGAACACTGTGCCAAAGGAATAAAATGCCCTCAGCCGCATTTTTTGCCATTTTTAGACAATAGCTAATGTACGTTAACGAACATTTTTTGTACGTTTGTGTACGTTACTCAATACAATCTATTATATTTTCTAAAAAGATATAATTCAAAAATGTGTGCTTTAGACTTCATTAGAATGCAATAACAGAACATTTTAAAGGTAGCATAAGATTTTTATAGGCTACGGTATAATCTTTGACTTTCATGAAAAAGAAAACAACCTCACTCCCATACTTATGAGCAGAAGAATTAATAAATCAGGTAAAATACTCATTATTGACGATAATGAAGATGTACTGCAAGCAGCCAAAATATTTCTGAAAAGACATTTCTTGCAAGTAGACACGGATAAGAATCCAGGTGCGATCCCTGCTTTGATCAGCAACGAGCAATATGATGTAATTCTGCTGGATATGAACTTTACCAAAGATGTCAGCAGTGGAAAAGAGGGTTTTTTCTGGCTGGACCAGATTCTTGAAAGAGATCCTTCTACCGTCGTGATTATGATTACCGCTTACGGCGATGTGGATATGGCGGTGAGGGCGATCAAAGAAGGGGCTACCGATTTTGTGCTGAAACCCTGGAACAATGAAAAGCTACTGGCTACTGTGCTGGCAGCCATGCGTCTGAGGGAGTCCCGGCATGAGGCGCATCAACTCAGGTCTCAGCAGGAAATCATGAACGAGGATATCAATTCCAAGTTCAAAGATATTATCGGGAGCAGCTCATCTATGATGAAAGTTTTTGAAACTATTGAACAGGTAGCCAGCACCGATGCCAATGTCCTGATCCTGGGTGAAAATGGAACCGGTAAAGAAGTTATTGCCCGGGCAATCCACCGTCGCTCAAAGCGAGCTGATAAAGTGTTTATCAATGTGGATTTAGGAGCCGTAACCGAGACTTTATTTGAGAGTGAACTCTTTGGCCATGTGAAAGGCGCATTTACCGATGCAAAACAAGACCGTGTTGGTCGTTTTGAAGCTGCATCAGGAGGAAGCCTGTTTTTGGATGAGATAGGAAATCTCTCTATGCCTCTGCAAGCCAAGATGCTGACTGCACTTCAGAATAAAAAAATTACTCCGGTAGGTACCAACAAATTAATTGATGTTGATGTACGTTTCATTTTCGCTACCAACATGCCACTTTATGATATGGTAAAGAAAAATGAATTCCGTCAGGATTTGCTTTACCGCATCAATACCATAGAAATCCACCTTCCTTCCCTTAGGGATCGCCTGGATGATCTGGAACCTTTGGCTATGCACTTTCTTAGCATGTATACCAAAAAATACAATAAGCCTATTCATTCCATCAGCCCCAGTGCCATCAAACGTATGCAAAAATATCACTGGCCTGGTAACATCCGTGAATTACAGCATTCTGTAGAGAGAGCCGTCATTCTGACCGGTAAACCTACTTTACAGCCGGAAGACTTCTTTTTTAATGCCGACAATAACAAGTCAGCCGAGGGCCAGGAGGAATTACACATTGAAAAGTATGATTTGGAAGAAGTAGAAAAATTGCTGATCAGGAAAGTCTTAAAGAAGCATAATGGAAATATCTCAAAAGCAGCAGGAGATTTAGGACTCACCAGAGCATCTCTTTACAGGAGGCTAGAAAAATATGATATATAACCGTTTTGAATGGGCATTGCTGGTAAGGATTATTCTCCTGTCAGCCAGCATGTTGCTTTGTTTGTATTTTATTATTTACACTGAAAGAATCGCCAGCGGCATCATCATTTCCTTACTGGTTGTGTATCAGATATATGAGTTGTATCAATATGTATTGGAGACTAACCGAAAGCTTACCCGCTTTCTGGAAGCGGTCAAGTATTCGGATTTTACCGCCGGATTCAATAAAGACAGCAGGCTGGGAGAAAGCTTTGGTGACCTGAACCGGATGTTTAATGAAGTATTTGATGCCTTTCGCAAAGCCCGGGCTGAAAAAGAAGAGAACTGGCAATACCTTAAAACGGTTGTCCAGCATGTCAATGTAGGTTTACTTTCCTATGATGAAACCGGAAAAATTGAGCTGGTTAATAATACGGCTAAAAGATTTCTTAAGACAAACCAATTAAATAAAATAAGTGATCTTGCCAGGGTCAATTATGATCTTTACCAGATCATCAACCAATTGCCCCCCGGTACCAAAACACTTTTTAAGCCTAGTCCCGACCTTCATTTGTCCATCAATGCAACAGAACTCAGGCTGAGAGGAAGCTCCTATAAACTGGTATCCATACAAAATATCCTCTCTGAATTGCAGCAGCAAGAGATTGAAGCCTGGCAAAACCTGACCAAAGTTCTGCGCCATGAAATCATGAATTCCATCACGCCTATTGCCTCTTTAGCAGGTACTGCCATTGACATTATTCAGGAGGATGTGATCTGCGAAAATGGGATGGTTTCTTTCAACGAAGAATCCTATGAGGACATCACGATGAGCTTGAAAACCATAGAAAACAGAAGCAAAGGCTTGGTCACGTTTGTGGAAGCTTACCGGAATTTTACCAGCATACCTCAGCCTGATTTTGAAAGAGTACAAATAGACGATATCATTAAAGAGGTGGTGCAACTAATCAAAGCCGGCGTAGCAAAACCACATATCAAAATAAGTATGAATTTTCATCCTCCCCACATGATTGTCAGGATTGATCCCAAGCTTATTGAAATGGTATTGATTAATGTATTGAAAAACGCTGCTGAAGCCCTGGAAGAAACAGAATCACCCACTATTATCATCTCAGTATACACTGATCATGAACAAAAAGTATTCATTGATATTACTGATAACGGATCAGGAATAGAGCCGGAAGCCCTTGAGAAAATATTTATTCCTTTTTACACTACCAAAAACCATGGGTCCGGTATAGGTTTAAGCCTTTCCCAAAGGATCATGCAGATGCATCATGGGAACCTCACTGCCAGATCAGTTGTAGGAGTCGGCACAACTTTTACTTTGCAGCTATAAAACAAAAAAAGCAACCTGAACAGCGGTTGCTTTGATTCATACACCCTTTTACCAGCATTTCAGGAAGTCTTCTCCATCTGTTTTTTCTCAATCTTTACCTGATTATTCTTTTGAATTTCATTTTTTTCAGGATTTACTGAATAAGTGGGACATATATGAGCATAACAACCACTTAGAAGTACTACTGAAACAAAAACTATCGTGATTTTCTTCATCATCCTGTTAATTATATTTACTCAAAGTAATATATATAATAAAAAAAATACAATTTATTTGATGATGACATATTACATGGTAAGAATGTATCAGGGACTTTTGCCCAGTGGAAAAAAGTTTTTACTATAAGCGAAGAATCCTTTATTTCTAAGCTTTGACAGCTCAACTAAATCATTCGTCCTTTTCCAATGGAATAAAAAAAATAGAATGGTTAGATTAATCCTGAAAAAAGTACATTTTAAAAATTATGTGTTCGTTTTCGTACATAGTTTATCCAAAAACGGACGCTTCTTCCTTTAAAATACAGGCTTAGATACCTGTAAACACGTTTTTTTCATTGGCATGCTTATTGGCAAAACAGAGTTACAACCATAAAACCCTAACTTTTATCATGTTAAAGCTCATTGATGTAGACAAATACGTAGAGTCAAGATTTAAGAAAACTTTCATTTTGAAAGGTATAGACTTGGAGGTGAAAGAAGGGGAATTTATTACCATAATGGGCCCAAGCGGCGCAGGTAAATCTACCCTTTTAAATATTATAGGTTTGCTTGACCCACCTTCAGCAGGCGAATACTTCTTATTAGACCAGCCAGTACATAAACTTAAAGAAAGACATAGAAGTGAGCTGCAAAAGCATACCATAGGGTATGTATTCCAGGCTTATCACCTTATAGATGAGTTGACTGTTTTTGAAAACATTGAAACACCTCTCTTATATCAAAATATGAAAGGGAAAGAACGTAAAGCCAGGGTTGCCGAACTGTTGGATAGATTCCAGATGGTTGCCAAAAAAGATTTGTTTCCCGAGCAACTCTCCGGTGGACAGCAGCAATTGGTTGGCGTAGCCCGTGCCATTGCTGGCAGACCAAAACTGCTGCTTGCCGATGAGCCTACAGGTAACCTTCATTCCGGACAGGGCAGAGAGGTGATGGCACTATTTAAACAACTCAATAAAGAAGGTATGACCATCATTCAGGTGACCCACTCCGAAGAAAACGCACAATTCAGTGACCGCATTATACAGATTGTGGATGGCGCGCTGGAGAGTGATGAAAAGATTAAAAAAGAACAAGAAGCATAATCCTATGTTTACCCGAATATCAGCATTAACCCTTATTTTTTCTACTCTTCTATTTTGGCAACTTATGGCTCAGGATGAAAACCTGCAGCTCACCTACGAAGAGGCGGTGAATATTGCTTTGAGAGAAAATATCCAGATTAAGCAGCAGGAAAATATACTGGAAACCAGCAGAGCAGAACGTGCCCAAGCTTATGCACAATTTCTTCCCAGTGTGAACGCCCGAGCTACATTTCAACGTCAGATCGGGCGTGTTCCAGATCCTAATACGTTTAGGCTTATTGATGCTACAAGTGATTTTGTAAATATGGGATTAGAGGCATCTTATAACATTTTTAACGGTTTTGCTAATATCAACCAGTTAAGATATGCTAACAAAGCCACTGAAGCCCAGTTTTATCAAATTAACAGCACTAAACAAGAGGTGATTTTTAATGTCTCTCAACAATACCTTCAGGTATTGTTAAATCAAGAACTGTTAAGAATTGCCCGATCGAATCTGGAACAACAAAATGAATTGGCAGAAAGCATTAAGATTTTTGTAGAGGCAGGTACACGAAATATTGCTGACCAATACAATCAGGAAGCTGAAGCAAAAAGGGCTGCATTGACTGTAGTAGAAAGTGAAAATCAATTGACAGTAAGCAAGGTAAAACTGATTAGGATATTACAAATAGATCCTTTTAAATCATGGCAATTCGCCGAACCCTCTATTGAGACAGAGTCACTGTTAAATGAAGACTTTGACATGGCAAGCATTTATAATTCAGCCATAGGGAATAGACCTGATTTATCCGCTCAGCAATTAACAGTTGAGGCAAATCAGTATCAATTAAGATTTTCCAAATCTAATTATTTTCCAAGCTTGACTTTTGGCTATAGCTATGGGACAAGGTATTCTTCCAATGATGATGCTTTTACCTTTAATGAGCAAATCACGCAGGCTAACCTTACTCACTTCTTTTCTCTGGGTTTGTTTATCCCTATTTTTCAAAACCTACAAAACAGAACATTGGTACAACGCAGTAAGCAATTGTTGAGCAATTCCATGCTGGACCTGGAAGACCTGGAGAGAAATATTTTTGAACAGGTACAGACCGCTATCGCTGATTACGAAACAGCCCAGGAAAGAATCGTAGCTGCGGAGTCGCAGGTGAGAGCTGCTGAGAAAGCACTGGAAGCTGAAAAAGAAAGGTTTCGCCTAGGGGTTGGCAATGTATTGGATCTTAACCGGGTCAATGCTGCCTATGTAGAAGCATTATCTACCAAAGCACAGGCCGACTACCAAATTATTTTCCAGAAAACGGCACTGGATTATTATCAGGGTACACTCCAAAAAAACTCATCAGGTTTATAACTTTACATAATCAAAAGAGCTGCTTATGGGCAGCTCTTTTTTGTGCTAAAACAATACCTTTTGCAGGGTTTGCATTTTTAAAGATGTCTCCTGCCATTCTTTCTCGGCATCAGAATCGGCAGTCACTCCAGCACCGGCATAGATTAAAGCTCTTTTGCCTACCAATTGCATACATCTTAAATTGACAAAAATATTCACTTGTTCGTTGATATTGACCGGTCCTAAAAAACCGGCAAAAAGGGCCCTATCATAATGTTCATTTTCTTGTATAAACTCTAATGCAGGTTCTTTGGGCAAGCCACATACTGCGGAAGTAGGATGCAGCAACTTCAGCATAACTGATCCCAGTTCAGGGAAATTGACCTGATCCATATTTACTGTAAGGTCAGTACATAGGTGGAGTAGATTTCCGGCAGCGACCGTATGAGGACCATCTTCATCGAACTCTCTAAGACGGATCTTTTTAAAGCAATTGATAATGTAACGGCTCACCATCGCTTGCTCTTCAATCTCCTTTCCTCTCCATGCCGCATTTTTGATGCCCGCTGTTTCATCCAGTTTTTGCGTACCTGCCAATGCCATTGTTTTAAAAATCCTGTTTCCATTCTGCATAAATGTTTTCACCAGAATCTCCGGTGAAGCGCCTAACCATGAGCCCAATCCCGGCAAAGCAATGGCTGAAACAAAAGCATGAGGATACATGTCACACATTCGCTGAAAGGTAGCCGCCAAATTAAAATTTTCAGGAAGTTGAACATACTGACAGCGGGATGGCACTACTTTTTTGAAACGTTGCTGCGTTATCTGCTCCTTTGCCAAATCAATGAGTTTCACAAAATCATCATGGCTCATCTCCTGGTTATCAGAAGAAACATTATTGGTAAAATAAAGCGGATGGTCAAGATAAAGACCTTCTTGTAAACGATGAATCAACTCTTCCTTTAGACTTTCGGCATTCCCAAGTTCTCTATTTTTGTTAGCCGAAACATGAATATTTTCTGTACGGCTATCGTAATGTAAATCGGCATAGATATAATTGGCAAGTGCCTCTTCTTTGCCATAATCATTGCCAAAAGGACTGACCATAAATCCAGGGGACATATTTTCCAGATCAATCTCTACCTGTTTTACTTCTCCCGATATGTCCATGATAATATGCTGAGTATCATCAAATGGAAGGCTCCAGGCAGCTACCGGATAATGATATTTTTGAGCTGTTTCAAGAAAAAGAGCATGAATATCTTTAGTTTTAACACATGAGGACTGTACTTTATTAATTGCTTCTTCCATGAATTCTTTCTTTCCTATTTGTCTATTACAGCCACAGTTAGACGGCTAATGCACACCAATTGTTGTTGTTCATTAGAAATACGTATATCCCACACATGTGTTTTTTTTCCGATATGAACAGCCTCTGCTTTTCCATACACAAAACCTTCTTTCACAGCTCTCAGGTGGTTTGCATTTACTTCCAAACCTACACAAAATTGTTTCTCCTGATCAATACACAGGCTAGAAGCAATGCTACCCAGTGTTTCAGCCAGTGCAACGGATGCTCCTCCATGCAATAATCCCATCGGTTGTCTGGTCCGGGCATCTACCGGCATCCTACCCATTAAACTCTTCTGAGCTACATCTGTTATTTCTATAGCCAGATGTTCACACATATTGCCTTTGCACAGAGCGTTAATCGCTTTAAGGCTCACATTCGTATCTATCATAAAATGCTTAACTTCGGGGTTTCAAATAACATATAAATGATGCAAAACAAGAAAATTTATTTAATAAGACACGGACAAACTGAATATAATAGAAAAGGAATAGTACAGGGAAGTGGAATAGATGCACCACTAAATGAGACCGGACGTATACAAGCCAAAGCTTTTTATGATACATACAAAGAGGTTCCTTTCCAGCACATTTATACGTCAGTGCTCCAGAGAAGTATACAATCTGTTGAACACTTTTTGGAGTGGGGTAAACCTCATACCAAATTATCCGGACTCAACGAGATCAACTGGGGCGAGAAAGAAGGTAAGGTAGCCAATGCTGAAGACAGTGAATATTATGCATCGGTCATCAAATCCTGGGTAAAAGGTGACCTGGATCGTGCCATAGAAGGCGGCGAAAGTCCGAATATGGTGATGGAAAGACAGAAACCTGCTTTACACAAAATCATCTCCAATCCTGATGAGCATACGGTACTGGTATGCATGCACGGGCGCGCCATGCGTATTTTTTTATGTCTCATGTTAGGGTATGATCTGAAGAGAATGGATGAATTCGGACATGCTAATCTTTGCCTTTACTTAATTGAATACAGTTATGCTCATAAAAAATTTGAAATAAAATTAGCCAACGAACAATCCCATCTACCCGAATTGCCATCGTTTGCTGAAGAAGACAAAAAACCTTAAGCTTCAATTGTGAGTTAAATACTCTGTACTTGTTTAATCATTTTTTCACAGCAAGCTTAATTTTTTATTATGGAATTTAACCCTAGAGAGATCACTCTCATTTATAATTTTGACAAACAGGGCGATCGTGAGGCGGTTGCTTATGCCAAACAAATTGCGCAACATGTCAATGAAATAGACATATCTAAAAATCCCCTTACCGAAAGTCAGCTGGCACAGCTGGTGACTAAACTCGGCGTGAGTATGGAAAAACTAATTGATGTGAAATCTGACGTATACAAAGAAGAATACGAAGGAAAAAACATGGAAGATGCAGAGTGGTTGGGAGTATTAAAACGTAATCCAAACCTGATGAAAACGCCTATTGGCATCTTGGGTGAAAAATCTATCATCGCCGATTTGCCTAGTCATATCCTCAGCCTGGATGACGGACAAGGATTTGATCAGAACAGAAAGACTTGATCTTACTTAAAACGAATATAAAGCACTTTAGAGTGCTTTTTTTTGTTCATTAATGAACAAAATTGCTCGTTAATGAACATCTGGCCAACATAAAATCTATCTCCATATCTACTGAAAGCACTTTTCTGGCATGGCATATAAGTTGAGTTTGTTTCAATGACACTTTTTTGAATTTACAAATTCATCCTGCCCATATGCTCAAAAACTACTTTAACACTGCCCTAAGAAGTCTTTGGCGCTACAAAGGTTATTCTGTTATCAACCTTTTAGGATTAGTCCTTGGCATCACTTCCTGCATCCTGATTTGTCTGTACGTACAATCCGAAATGAGCTACGACCGCTTTCATAACCAGGCAGACCAAATATACAGGATACAAAACCGTTTTACTCCTCCATTTGGAAATGCACTGTACCCACATACTGTATCAGCGCTGGGACCTGCTATAGCGCAAAATTCAACGGAGGTGAAAAACTTTGTACGCGTCACCAAATTTGGGGGTGGCTTTAATAATAGTTTGATGGTCAAGATTGGAGACGAATTTTATAAAGAAGAAAACGCATATGCGGCTGATCCTGCTTTCTTCAACATTTTTTCATTTCCCCTGCTGGAAGGAAGTCCTGAAAGCGTACTCAAATCTCCCTATAATGTGGTGTTGAGCAAAAGTTTGGCACTCAAGTTTTTCGGAGAAGGAAACGCATTAGGTAAAAGTATAGCTTTCGCTAATCATCCTAATCAGGATTATAAAGTAAGCGGCATTATGGCAGATGTGCCCGAAAACACCCACATGCAATTTGATCTGTTGATATCACTTTCTACCATTGATGCTCTTAATCCTGATGCGCCCCAAACGCAGGATGAAGCCTGGCTGAACGATGGCTATTATACGTATCTTTTGCTGGAAAATCAGGACGCTGTTGCTGATATAGAAGAAAGCATACGGGTATTGTCCGATAAACATGTTGATGAACAGGAAATATCCAGGTTCAATGCGAGTTTGATGCCTTTGACTGATATTTACCTGCATTCCAATGGTCTGAATGAAATGAAGGCCAACGGAAGTATGACTCGGGTTTATATTTTCATCGCTGTGGCTATTTTTATTCTCCTTATTGCCATCATCAACTATATGAATCTGGCGACTGCCCGTTCGGCACGTAGAGCACGAGAAGTGGGCATGAGAAAAGCTTTGGGTGCGTTTCGCAGGCAACTCATCTTTCAGTTCTTGAGTGAATCTTTGCTTACCACATTTTTTGCTACGCTTGTTTCTTTATTCCTTGCCTATTTGTTCTTGCCGGCATTCAACAATTTGGCCGGAAAAAACATTGAACTTGATCTGTTCAACAACCCATTACCATTAAGCTTATTGTCAGGAATCCTTCTTTTTGTGGGCCTGGCTTCCGGCAGCTATCCCGCATTTTTCCTCTCTTCTTTTCGTCCGGTAGATGTGCTTAAAGGCGAGCTTACCGCTGGAATGAAAAGCTCGCCACTACTACGTAAGGGACTGGTCATTTTTCAGTTTGCCGTCTCCATTGTCCTGATCATCTGCACCTGGATTGTCTATAGTCAGTTGGATTTCCTCCAAAACAAAGACCTGGGCTATGATAAGGAACACATTGTGGTATTGACCAATACGGATAATGCGGTAACAGAAAGGATGAATGCATTCCGTGCTGAATTGATGAAGAACGCAAACATAAGTAATGTTGGTGCTTCTTTTAGCGTTCCGGGAGGCTTACGGCCTATTATTGCTGTAAAAACTGATGAGATGAATGAAACTGAGCGGGAAGCCATGGCCTGTATCAATGTCAATTTTGAATACATTCCTACTTTTGATATTGAACTCATAGAAGGAAGGAACTTTGATCCTAATATAAGTACGGATTCTACCCAGGCAGTGATCCTTAATCAGGAAGGTGTAAAGCAGCTAGGAATCACCGGAAATCCGATTGGTCAGGTAGTAAGCGTAGCTAATTTTGATGGTGGATATGATGAAAAAACGGTGATCGGAGTGATTGGAAATATCAACTTTGAACCCCTGTACCGAAAAACAGAAGGTGCTTTCTTAGCGCCATTGTTTCCCGCTTACAACTACGTTTTTATCAAAATCAGCCCTGAGAATAGGCAAAATACCATAGCTCATATTGAACAGACCTGGAAGACTTTTGTACCAGAGCAAGCCTTTGACTTCAGCTTCCTGAACGATGAGTTGAATAGATTATATGCAGCAGAAGAGAAAATGAGTACATTGGTTACCTATTTTTCTGCACTGGCCATTATCGTTGCCTGTTTAGGATTATTCGGACTTGCCTCTTTTGCTACAGATCAGCGAAGAAAAGAGATCGGTGTACGTAAGGTGCTGGGCGCCAGTAACCGCAGCATTGTGCTGATGTTTTATAAAGAATATTTACAGATAATTCTGGTCTCCAACCTGATTGCCTGGCCCCTCGCCTATTACCTTGCCCGACAATGGATGGGTAATTTTGTGTTTAATACCGGTATCCATTGGTTCATTTTTTTGATGGGCGGAGGTATCGTATTGGTCATTGCCTTATTAACAGTAGGTAGTAAAGCAGCAGCAGCAGCACTTTCCAACCCCGTCAATGCACTGCGTAGTGAATAATTTTCAACCTAAGCTAGCCATATCATGTGGAAAAACTATCTAAACATTGCCATCCGTAACCTTTTGAAATACAAGCAGGTTACCCTCATCAACCTCTTTGGCCTCACCATTGGCATTACCGCCTTCCTGCTGATCTTTTTGTTTGTTCAGTACGAACTGAGTTACGATACTTATCACGAAAAGTCAGACCGCATCTACCGGGTTTCCAGAGAGTGGCTCAACCAGGACAAAGAGACCAGCCTGCACCTGGGTCATCTGGCCCCTCCTTTTGGACCTTTGTTAGCCAATGACTTCCCTGGCATCGTAGAAGAGGCTGTCCGTTTTTTAAAAGATAATCCGATCATCGCTTATGAGGAGGAGAACGTCAAAATTGTAGAGGAGAACTTCTTTTTCGCGGATGAAGAGGTTTTCAAACTATTTTCCTGGAAGCTGCTGGAAGGCGATCCCAATACGGTATTGTCGGCACCTAATGGCATTGTGCTTTCCGAAACTGCTGCGCTACGTTACTTTGGTGAGGAAGATGCTTTGGGCAAAACGCTGATCTATGACGGACAGGCTGAATTTCAGGTCAGCGGCATCATGGAAGATATACCCGCCAATTCCCATTTTCATCCGGAGTTGATCGCTTCCTTCAAAGCGGTAGAGAATTTTTATGGAAGAGAAGAACTGATGCGAAACTTTGGAAGTAACAACTATTCCACCTTTTTGCTGCTTCCTGAAGGCTATGACCCACAGGAACTGCAAGCCCAAATCCCGGATTTTATGACCAAACATTTGGGAGAGTATAATGGAATCCCCGCCGGTGAAACCAATTTGTTGCATCTCTGGCCGCTCACCGATGTTCATCTGCATTCTCACCTGGACAGTGAAATAGAAGCCAACGGAGATATTGTGTATGTCTACATCTACAGCATTATCGCTATCTTCATTCTGGTCATTGCCTGCATCAATTTTATCAATCTGGCCACTGCCCGCTCCATGCGTCGTGCCAGAGAAGTAGGTGTAAGAAAAGTTATGGGCGCCTTGCGTATCCACCTGATCCGCCAGTTCCTCACCGAATCCATCATCCTTTCATTGGTAGCATTGCTTCTCGGCTTGCTTATCCTTGCCCTGATCCTGCCGGATTTCAATAACTTTGTACAACGCAGCATCAGCTTTGACCTGACAGACAATGGATGGTTTATCGCCATCATGCTCCTGACGGTAGCGCTGATCGGTATCATCGCAGGCAGTTATCCTGCCTTTGTGCTATCTTCTTTCCAGCCAAGCAGCATACTGAGGGCCAGCCAGCAACCTAAAGGCAAACACCCTCACCTGCGCTCTGCTTTGGTTATCTTACAATTCACCATTTCCATCGCCCTGATCATCGGTGTAATTACCGTAGAAAAACAACTGGCTTATGTCCAAAATAAGCCGCTGAATTTTAATGACGAGCATGTGGCGGTGCTTCCGATGAATGATGACATTTATGCGCAGTTTGGCAATCTAAAAGACCGTTTATTACAACAGCCCGGCATCAGTAATGTGAGCATGAGTAGCCGCGTACCTTCGGGAAGGCTGCTGGATTCGCAGGGGATACAAGCAGAAGTGAATGGAGAAATGCAGGAGGTTAACTTCCGTGTAGCGGATATCCATATAGACCATGAATACCTCAATACCCTTGAAATTGACCTGATCGCAGGGCGCAATTTTGACCGGAACCGGGTCAGCGATTCTACCGAAGCCTTCATCATCAACGAATCGGCAGTTACTGCCATGGGATGGAAAAGCCCGGAAGAAGCTTTGGGCAAAAATGTCATTCATGGCGGGGGAAGTCGTCGCGGAAAGATCATCGGCATCGTCAAAGACTTCCACTTTGAGTCATTGCACCAGCCCATTGCACCAATCATCTTCCTGATTACCGAAGGACGTGCCAACAGTGTCATCGTTAGGATCGCCGAAGACCGCTGG harbors:
- a CDS encoding sensor histidine kinase, with protein sequence MIYNRFEWALLVRIILLSASMLLCLYFIIYTERIASGIIISLLVVYQIYELYQYVLETNRKLTRFLEAVKYSDFTAGFNKDSRLGESFGDLNRMFNEVFDAFRKARAEKEENWQYLKTVVQHVNVGLLSYDETGKIELVNNTAKRFLKTNQLNKISDLARVNYDLYQIINQLPPGTKTLFKPSPDLHLSINATELRLRGSSYKLVSIQNILSELQQQEIEAWQNLTKVLRHEIMNSITPIASLAGTAIDIIQEDVICENGMVSFNEESYEDITMSLKTIENRSKGLVTFVEAYRNFTSIPQPDFERVQIDDIIKEVVQLIKAGVAKPHIKISMNFHPPHMIVRIDPKLIEMVLINVLKNAAEALEETESPTIIISVYTDHEQKVFIDITDNGSGIEPEALEKIFIPFYTTKNHGSGIGLSLSQRIMQMHHGNLTARSVVGVGTTFTLQL
- a CDS encoding sigma-54-dependent transcriptional regulator — encoded protein: MSRRINKSGKILIIDDNEDVLQAAKIFLKRHFLQVDTDKNPGAIPALISNEQYDVILLDMNFTKDVSSGKEGFFWLDQILERDPSTVVIMITAYGDVDMAVRAIKEGATDFVLKPWNNEKLLATVLAAMRLRESRHEAHQLRSQQEIMNEDINSKFKDIIGSSSSMMKVFETIEQVASTDANVLILGENGTGKEVIARAIHRRSKRADKVFINVDLGAVTETLFESELFGHVKGAFTDAKQDRVGRFEAASGGSLFLDEIGNLSMPLQAKMLTALQNKKITPVGTNKLIDVDVRFIFATNMPLYDMVKKNEFRQDLLYRINTIEIHLPSLRDRLDDLEPLAMHFLSMYTKKYNKPIHSISPSAIKRMQKYHWPGNIRELQHSVERAVILTGKPTLQPEDFFFNADNNKSAEGQEELHIEKYDLEEVEKLLIRKVLKKHNGNISKAAGDLGLTRASLYRRLEKYDI
- a CDS encoding TolC family protein, which gives rise to MAQDENLQLTYEEAVNIALRENIQIKQQENILETSRAERAQAYAQFLPSVNARATFQRQIGRVPDPNTFRLIDATSDFVNMGLEASYNIFNGFANINQLRYANKATEAQFYQINSTKQEVIFNVSQQYLQVLLNQELLRIARSNLEQQNELAESIKIFVEAGTRNIADQYNQEAEAKRAALTVVESENQLTVSKVKLIRILQIDPFKSWQFAEPSIETESLLNEDFDMASIYNSAIGNRPDLSAQQLTVEANQYQLRFSKSNYFPSLTFGYSYGTRYSSNDDAFTFNEQITQANLTHFFSLGLFIPIFQNLQNRTLVQRSKQLLSNSMLDLEDLERNIFEQVQTAIADYETAQERIVAAESQVRAAEKALEAEKERFRLGVGNVLDLNRVNAAYVEALSTKAQADYQIIFQKTALDYYQGTLQKNSSGL
- a CDS encoding ABC transporter ATP-binding protein, whose translation is MLKLIDVDKYVESRFKKTFILKGIDLEVKEGEFITIMGPSGAGKSTLLNIIGLLDPPSAGEYFLLDQPVHKLKERHRSELQKHTIGYVFQAYHLIDELTVFENIETPLLYQNMKGKERKARVAELLDRFQMVAKKDLFPEQLSGGQQQLVGVARAIAGRPKLLLADEPTGNLHSGQGREVMALFKQLNKEGMTIIQVTHSEENAQFSDRIIQIVDGALESDEKIKKEQEA
- a CDS encoding chorismate-binding protein; this translates as MEEAINKVQSSCVKTKDIHALFLETAQKYHYPVAAWSLPFDDTQHIIMDISGEVKQVEIDLENMSPGFMVSPFGNDYGKEEALANYIYADLHYDSRTENIHVSANKNRELGNAESLKEELIHRLQEGLYLDHPLYFTNNVSSDNQEMSHDDFVKLIDLAKEQITQQRFKKVVPSRCQYVQLPENFNLAATFQRMCDMYPHAFVSAIALPGLGSWLGASPEILVKTFMQNGNRIFKTMALAGTQKLDETAGIKNAAWRGKEIEEQAMVSRYIINCFKKIRLREFDEDGPHTVAAGNLLHLCTDLTVNMDQVNFPELGSVMLKLLHPTSAVCGLPKEPALEFIQENEHYDRALFAGFLGPVNINEQVNIFVNLRCMQLVGKRALIYAGAGVTADSDAEKEWQETSLKMQTLQKVLF
- a CDS encoding lipoprotein, which produces MMKKITIVFVSVVLLSGCYAHICPTYSVNPEKNEIQKNNQVKIEKKQMEKTS